The Bacteroidales bacterium genome has a segment encoding these proteins:
- a CDS encoding T9SS type A sorting domain-containing protein, producing the protein MKNKIKGILLTIVLSILFISGIYAQNPGDTLWTKTYGGANSDMGWCVQQADDEGYIITGWTESYGAGGYDIYLIKTDAAGDTMWTKTYGEDGSDDGRCVRQTPDGGYVIAGNTQPIGIMGSYVWLIKTNSYGDTLWTKKWGETPVPNINTGRCVQLTSDGGYIISGHSQFLGPNNEDVYLIKTDANGNQEWVNFYGGTGYEIGYWTQQTSDEGYIIVGYTTSFGSGMEDVYLIKTDASGTVEWTKIYGGTGTDSGFSVQQTSDDGYIIAGFTDSFGQGSYDAYIIKTNAAGDTVWTKTYGGAAYDKAYSIQAISDGTYIVSGTTRSFEDSSGDVYLLKLDSSGDTLWTETYNNGNDDRGWSVQQTSDNNYIIAGFSALDYYMLKIAGEPTGIESYKQYDKQLLSQSYPNPFSLETTISFSLNEASYVSIDIYNIEGKKIKSLLSSHLDAGRHNIVWKGTNESGEPVRKGVYFYKIKAEEHQAVKMMIMIN; encoded by the coding sequence ATGAAAAATAAAATTAAAGGAATATTATTAACAATTGTTTTAAGTATTTTATTCATAAGCGGAATTTATGCACAAAATCCCGGAGATACTTTATGGACAAAAACATACGGAGGAGCAAATTCTGACATGGGGTGGTGTGTTCAACAAGCTGACGATGAAGGATATATCATTACCGGATGGACAGAATCTTATGGTGCAGGCGGGTATGATATTTACCTGATAAAAACAGATGCGGCAGGTGATACAATGTGGACAAAAACGTACGGAGAAGACGGCAGTGATGACGGCAGATGTGTGCGACAAACTCCCGACGGAGGATATGTAATCGCAGGAAATACACAACCTATAGGTATTATGGGCAGTTATGTTTGGCTTATAAAGACAAATTCATACGGAGACACATTGTGGACAAAAAAATGGGGTGAAACACCTGTCCCGAATATAAATACCGGCAGATGTGTTCAATTAACTTCTGACGGAGGATATATTATTTCCGGTCATTCTCAATTTCTCGGGCCTAATAATGAAGATGTATATTTGATTAAAACAGATGCAAACGGTAATCAGGAATGGGTAAATTTTTACGGAGGAACCGGTTACGAAATCGGTTATTGGACACAGCAGACTTCCGATGAAGGATATATTATTGTCGGCTATACAACATCTTTCGGTAGCGGTATGGAAGATGTCTATCTGATAAAAACAGATGCTTCCGGTACTGTTGAATGGACTAAAATTTATGGCGGTACAGGTACTGATTCCGGATTTTCAGTTCAACAAACATCGGATGACGGATACATTATAGCAGGATTTACTGATTCCTTCGGCCAAGGCAGTTATGATGCTTATATTATAAAAACCAATGCAGCAGGAGATACAGTTTGGACAAAAACTTATGGCGGAGCAGCTTATGATAAAGCATATTCAATTCAGGCAATTTCAGACGGAACATACATTGTTTCCGGTACTACACGCTCATTCGAAGACAGTAGCGGCGACGTTTATTTATTAAAATTGGATTCATCCGGAGATACTCTTTGGACAGAAACCTACAATAACGGAAATGATGACAGAGGATGGTCGGTTCAACAAACCTCTGATAATAATTATATTATTGCCGGATTTTCAGCTTTAGATTATTATATGCTTAAAATTGCCGGTGAACCGACAGGCATAGAAAGTTATAAACAATACGACAAACAACTGTTGTCTCAAAGTTATCCTAATCCGTTCAGCTTGGAAACAACAATCAGTTTTTCCTTGAATGAAGCAAGTTATGTCAGTATAGACATTTATAATATTGAAGGAAAAAAGATTAAGAGTTTGCTGAGCAGTCATTTAGATGCCGGAAGACACAATATTGTATGGAAAGGAACAAATGAGTCGGGAGAGCCAGTAAGAAAAGGAGTATATTTTTATAAAATTAAAGCAGAAGAGCATCAGGCTGTGAAAATGATGATTATGATTAATTAG